One Catenulispora sp. GP43 genomic window, GGGTGCCCGGCCGGGTGAAGCCCTTCGGGAACTCGATGATGACCCAGACCAGCGCGGTCAGGCCGACGATCGACAGGATCGTGCCCAGCGGGTCGGGCTTGCGCCACGGGCCCTTGCTCTCCGGCATCAGCACCACGGCGGAGATGACGGCCAGCACCGCGATCGGGATGTTCAGCAGGAACACCGAGCCCCACCAGAAGTGGCTGATCATCACGCCGCCCAGCACCGGACCGCCGACCAGGCCGACCATCGCCACCACGGTCCAGGCGGCCATCGCCTTGCGCCGTTCGGCCTCGTCGGTGAACACGGTGATCAGGATCGACAGCGTGCTCGGCATCAGCAGCGCGCCGCCGACCCCCATGGCGACGCGGGCGGCGATCAGCTCGCCGGGGTTGCTGGCCAGGGTCGCCACCGCCGAGGCGATGCCGAAGACCGTGAGCCCGATGATCAGGACCCGGCGCCGTCCGAACCGGTCGGACAGGCTCCCGGTGGTCAGCAGCAGGCCGGCGAACACCAGGATGTAGGAGTCGAGCACCCACTGGATGTTCTGCGCGCTGGCGTGCAGCGACTCGGTCAGCGCCGGCACCGCGACGGTCAGGACCATGTTGTCCACCACCAGCACCAGCGTGGCCAGGCACAGCACGATCAGGATGAGCCAGCGCCGCCGGCCCTCGACCGGTCCTTGCTCGGGTGCCGGTGCACCCGTTTCCACCTCTGACATGTCCCCTCCTCCTGGACGCGGCCGGCTTCCGCCCCCGTGGATGTCGCCGGCGCGCACACCGTTCGCATCTGCGCACAGTGTGCGCGTCGATGGGAACACCGTACGCTGATGCGTACGCCGTGCGCAACAGCGAACAGCGTGCGCACGTCTGGGCTATCGTGGACGGCGTGAACCCCGAATCTCGCTCCGAGGACCCGGACCCCGTTCCGGCTCCCGCTCTGAACTCGGTCTGGACCCGGCCCCAGCGCCGGCAGAAAGAGCAGCTCACCCGGGAGCGCATCGTCGCCGAGACGATCGCGCTGCTGGACGAGGAGGGCATGGAGGCACTGAGCATGCGCTCCCTCGGGCAGCGGCTCGGCGCCGGCGCCACCTCCCTGTACCGGCACGTGGCCAGCAAGGACGAGCTGATCGAGCTGGTGATCGACGAGGTCTACGGCGAGCTCGAGGTCCCCGAGCTCACCGACCCCGCCGGCTGGCGGCTGGCCATGCACATCACCGCGCACAGCCTGCGCCAGGCCGGGCTGCGGCACATGTGGATGATGCACGTGCTGGGCCAGGTCGGGCTGAACTACCTGGGCCCGAACGTCGTCTCGGTCACCCAGCGGGGCCTGGCCATCCTCACCACGGCGGGCTTCGACACCTCCGAGGCGGTCCGGGCGATGAGCTCGGTGTCCTCCTACGTCATCGGCATCACCTCCGCCGAGGCCGGGTGGCTGACGGCCCTGCGCCGCCAGGGCATGACCGAGCAGGAGTGGTACGAGAACATGGGCCCGCGGATGGCCGAGTCCGCCTCCGACGCCGGGCTGGCGGAGATCTACCTGGAAGAGCTCACGAAGGACCCCCCCGAATCGCGCCTGGCGAACTTCGTCTACGGGCTCGATCTCATGCTGGACAGTCTGCAGGTCAGGCTGACCGCCAAGCTGGCGGCCGACGCCGACGCCGACGCAGCGGTAC contains:
- a CDS encoding TetR/AcrR family transcriptional regulator, coding for MNPESRSEDPDPVPAPALNSVWTRPQRRQKEQLTRERIVAETIALLDEEGMEALSMRSLGQRLGAGATSLYRHVASKDELIELVIDEVYGELEVPELTDPAGWRLAMHITAHSLRQAGLRHMWMMHVLGQVGLNYLGPNVVSVTQRGLAILTTAGFDTSEAVRAMSSVSSYVIGITSAEAGWLTALRRQGMTEQEWYENMGPRMAESASDAGLAEIYLEELTKDPPESRLANFVYGLDLMLDSLQVRLTAKLAADADADAAVRPSVSQ